Proteins encoded in a region of the Sander lucioperca isolate FBNREF2018 chromosome 4, SLUC_FBN_1.2, whole genome shotgun sequence genome:
- the LOC116042863 gene encoding beta-1,3-galactosyltransferase 2-like codes for METGRRCLERTFICILGAVIIFFIYLNCNRDLNSNRANPGPPSASEPQWEDPGPYHVAYPRDYKFIMNDTPACKNTTPFLVLMVPVAPSDVTARDTIRKTWGNEKLVLGQPIETLFILGRPGGADAEQQQEKLKQENLQHHDLIQSNFQDSYRNLTIKTMVMLEWLAVHCAEASYAIKIDSDMLLHVPNLVKLLLDHRTAKQNYMTGLVWWNSPVLRNPFNKFYMPTNVIAEPEYPPYPLGMAYVMSLDLPAKILVAAPHIKPIFIEDAYLGMCLKHLGLSPTDPPENTMFIVKPLHPLSSCSLSKVIAVTTTSISQMTCYWERSRLPEAKC; via the coding sequence ATGGAGACGGGGAGGAGATGCTTAGAACGCACCTTTATCTGCATCCTGGGAGCAGTGATAATCTTCTTCATCTATCTCAACTGTAACCGGGATTTGAACTCGAACAGGGCTAATCCAGGACCCCCATCCGCATCAGAGCCACAATGGGAGGATCCTGGGCCGTATCATGTGGCCTATCCACGAGACTACAAGTTTATCATGAATGACACGCCGGCATGCAAGAACACCACTCCTTTCCTGGTCCTGATGGTTCCGGTTGCACCCAGTGACGTGACAGCTCGGGACACCATCCGGAAGACATGGGGAAATGAGAAACTGGTTCTGGGTCAGCCGATCGAGACTCTCTTCATACTGGGCCGACCGGGCGGAGCTGATgctgagcagcagcaggagaagCTCAAACAGGAGaacctgcagcaccatgatctgATCCAGAGTAACTTCCAGGACAGCTACCGCAATCTGACCATCAAGACAATGGTGATGCTGGAGTGGCTGGCTGTGCACTGTGCCGAGGCTTCCTATGCCATAAAGATTGACTCTGATATGTTACTGCATGTTCCGAATTTGGTTAAACTGTTGCTGGATCACAGAACAGCCAAGCAAAACTACATGACTGGTTTGGTGTGGTGGAACAGCCCGGTTTTGAGAAACCCATTCAACAAGTTCTACATGCCAACAAACGTGATTGCTGAGCCAGAGTACCCTCCATATCCTCTGGGCATGGCCTACGTCATGTCCCTGGACCTGCCTGCCAAGATCCTGGTAGCCGCTCCTCATATTAAACCGATCTTCATAGAAGATGCCTACCTGGGTATGTGCCTAAAACACCTGGGCCTTTCCCCCACCGACCCTCCTGAAAATACTATGTTTATTGTGAAACCCTTGCATCCTCTGAGCAGCTGCAGCCTTTCAAAAGTGATCGCCGTGACAACGACAAGCATCTCACAGATGACGTGTTACTGGGAGAGGAGCAGACTGCCAGAAGCTAAATGTTGA
- the LOC116042862 gene encoding beta-1,3-galactosyltransferase 2-like, with amino-acid sequence MANRRICLKGIFICILVAGSLFFIYLNYDRMLEVKRVPSSAPESASESAASAPEPQWEDPGPYHVAYPRNYKFIMDDTPACKNTTPFLVLMVPVAPSDVTARDTIRKTWGNEKLVLGQPIETLFILGRPGGADAEQQQEKLKQENLQHHDLIQSNFQDSYRNLTIKTMVMLEWLAVHCAKTSYVIKIDSDMLLHVPNLVKLLLDHRTAKQNYMTGCVWWNSPVLRNPSSKFYMPTNVIAEPEYPPYPLGMAYVMSLDLPAKILGVTPHIKPIFIEDAYLGMCLKLLGISPTNPPENTMFIVDPKHPLSSCSLSKVIAMTTTSISQMTSYWERSRLPEAKC; translated from the coding sequence ATGGCGAACAGGAGGATATGCTTAAAAGGCATCTTCATCTGCATCCTGGTAGCAGGGTCACTCTTCTTTATCTATCTGAACTATGACCGGATGTTGGAGGTAAAGAGGGTTCCATCATCAGCACCAGAATCAGCATCAGAATCAGCAGCATCAGCACCAGAGCCACAATGGGAGGATCCTGGGCCGTATCATGTGGCCTATCCACGAAACTACAAGTTTATCATGGACGACACACCGGCGTGCAAGAACACCACTCCTTTCCTGGTCCTGATGGTTCCGGTTGCACCCAGTGACGTGACAGCTCGGGACACCATCCGGAAGACATGGGGAAATGAGAAACTGGTTCTGGGCCAGCCGATCGAGACTCTCTTCATACTGGGCCGACCGGGCGGAGCTGATgctgagcagcagcaggagaagCTCAAACAGGAGaacctgcagcaccatgatctgATCCAGAGTAACTTCCAGGACAGCTACCGCAATCTGACCATCAAGACAATGGTGATGCTGGAGTGGCTGGCTGTGCACTGTGCCAAAACTTCCTATGTCATAAAGATTGACTCTGATATGTTACTGCATGTCCCAAATTTGGTTAAACTGTTGCTGGATCACAGAACAGCCAAGCAAAACTACATGACAGGTTGTGTGTGGTGGAACAGCCCGGTTTTGAGAAACCCATCGAGCAAGTTCTACATGCCAACAAACGTGATTGCTGAGCCAGAGTACCCTCCATATCCTCTGGGCATGGCCTACGTCATGTCCCTGGACCTGCCTGCCAAGATCCTGGGAGTCACTCCTCATATTAAACCGATCTTCATAGAAGATGCCTACCTGGGTATGTGCCTAAAACTTCTGGGCATTTCCCCTACCAACCCTCCTGAAAATACTATGTTTATTGTCGACCCTAAGCATCCTCTGAGCAGCTGCAGCCTTTCAAAAGTGATCGCTATGACAACGACAAGCATCTCACAGATGACGAGTTACTGGGAGAGGAGCAGACTGCCAGAAGCTAAATGTTGA